In Ruminococcaceae bacterium KH2T8, the sequence TACCTTAAGGTCGATGCCCCTTTCGAGCATGCCGTCTACGAAGGACAGAACGGTCTCTTCGTCATAGTTTGTAAGGAAAGATGTCGAGAGCCAAAGTCCGTAAGACCACTCGGGAAGGAGCGGAACCCTGCCGGTAACAGCCGTATATCCCGAAAGAACATCCTTAATGGATGATCCAGCGAAGAGATAATACTCGAGGCACTCGCCTTCAACGGAGAACTGGACCTTCGATACATTCTCGCTGGCAACCTCAAACGATACCGTCTCAGTATGATCGACGAATACACCGAGATCGTTATCTGTTACATAGAACGGGATATTCTTATAGGACTGCTCGGAGAAAGTGCCTCCGTCCTTATTAACGATATCAACGCTCTGACCGTTCTTTATAAACGCACCGAATCTCTCGCCTAAGCCGTATACATGCTCGCCTACCTTTAAGGAGAGCTGCTCACGCATGTAGTTCTTGCCTTCGCCCTCGATATAAGCAAGAGAGCCGCCCTCGGATGCTGTGATGAGCCTGCCGTCACGAATGAGCTTCATGGAGAAGTTCTCCTTATCGATAACGAGCTCACTTTCGCCGCTTACGACCGTGATAAGATTTCCTTCCTCTGAGATCTTAAGGCCGAGCGCCTTATCTTCACGCTCAAAGTAGGACGGTGCCAAAGACCTGTCGCCCTTATGGTGATATGTTCTGATTTTAAAAGCATTCGGAACAGGAGAAGTGATCTCTGCGGTAAGGAACACTCCGCCTAAAGTCATTCCCTTATTGAAGATCTTATATGTAGGGATCGTAAGTATAAGCTTATCTTCTTCTGTCTTGACGAACCTGACCTCGGCCGCCTTATGCATATTAAAACCGTCTGCGGTCATCCAAGCACCATCGGTAAATTTCACGGTACATTCCTCCGTAACATTTTAGTATTCTTCTTATCTTATCGACATTATAAAGGAAGATGTTTAAGAATCAAGAGCCGATTTTTGCTCGTTCGCATGGAATCTTTCCTTATCCTCATAAAGGTTCTTATCGGCCATCTCTATAGCATTCTTAAGCGGCTGCCTGTATGTGACCTTTGTATAGCCCATGCTGACCGACAGTTCATACGGAGCCTTATCCGCATCGTTAAGTTCCTTAAGGCTTTCCGAGATCTTCTCTTTGAGCGAATCCATGAGCTCGGGATCTGCCCCGCAGATAAATACGGCAAATTCATCTCCGCCGTACCTGGCGATATGTGACCTCTTATTCGTAAAACGGCACGATCTGTTAAGTGCCTCCGCTATCCTGACAAGAGCCATATCACCTGCAGCATGACCATATGTATCGTTAATGCTCTTGAACTTATTGGCATCGATCATCATGAGGTAAAGGTCTTCCTTCTCATCGTGAGTCATCTGCCACTGTTCATAGAAATAAACAAAGCGCTTCCTGTTATTGAGCTTTGTAAGAGGATCCAATGATATTACCTGGTCGATCCAATTAAGATAGAGGATCAGTGTCGCAAGCGAAAGTGATACGCACGCCAACGGAAGCTCGGGCTTAACGAACTGTATGATACCTGCGATAGCGGGGACTACCGGGAAGATGGCGAGCTCGATAAGGAGCTTTCGCTTAGCGATCTTCCTTTTATCGAAGATACCGATGAATGCTCTGGTACAGGTAAAGAATACATATGCATATGACAAAATGTACTGAAGTATGAACCAAGGACCTCTGGTGTAAATACCGTCTTCGTCGATATAGAAAAACATTCCGACCTTAACGTTTATGAGCAGCATTATCGCCATGACCCACACGAGTATCGATGCGACCCTTACCCTGGTCCTGCTCTTAACAAAATCGGACTCCTGCATATATTCGAAGTATACGAACCAGAAATAGCACATAAGAGCCGTCGAGAAGAAATATACGCTCTTAAGGAAGATGACCATGTAAGTCGAGGACGGCAGGAAGCCGTAATACATGAGCATGGCGAGAGTATCCGATGTGAAGAATGCGACCTGGGCATCGATCGCCATGACAAAATTGCGCTGTGCAACCATCTGTGACAGACCGTTGGATTTATGGCGGATCACGCATACCAACAGTACCGACACAACATTCAGTTCAAGATACATTAACGCATAAGTCGACAGATCCATCTTGCACCTCGCACACGATACCCAGCCTGATTCTATCAGAGATGAGATTGCAAGATATTCATCTACAGATAAACTATCCGTTAATAATCCTTTACAGCTTCGAACCTGTATTTCTGTCTGATCTGAGGATATTTCTCGTGATCGACTTCACTCATGAACATCTCTATCGGCCTGGCACACATCTTGCCTTCGCCGTAAAGAGCCCTGTAGACCATCAAGGTCTCATCAGTCTCCGAATGGTGCGCGAGCCCCACGATCTCATAAAGATACATATTGCCTTCGCTATTGATCTCACGCTTAAAATGCTGAACCTTTGTACCCGGGGCAAAGATCTCTCTGCCGTTTATCATATCTGCCATCAGGAATCCTTATCCTCCTTATTGATCTCGTCGAACATGGCTCTGACGGACGGCGAATTCTTCGTAAGCTTCTTGATAGTCAGATCCTCAGCCTTATTGTTGGCGATCCTCAGATTGTTATCGGAAGACAGGAGAGCTTCCTTCGTCTTAATGAGATGATCGATGGTCTTGTCGATCTCCTCGATAGCTTTCTTGAACTTATCGCTCGCGATACGGTAATTACGCCCAAAAGAATCCTTGAACTCATTCATCTGCGATTCGAAGTTAACGATATCGAGCTGCTGGTTCCTGACCACGGCCAATTCACGCTGATACTGAAGCGAATTAAGAGCGGCATTACGAAGGAGCGTGATCATCGGTATAAAGAACTGCGGTCTTATTACGTACATCTTCTCGTATCTGTAAGAAACATCCACAATACCGTTGTTGTAAAGCTCATTATCGGATTCGAGCAGAGATACCAGGACTGCATATTCGCATCCCTTCTCATTACGGTCCTTATCGAGCTCCTTAAAGAAATCCTCGTTCTTATGCTTGGTCGCCGTAGTATCCATCTCGTTCTTCATCTCGAACATTATGGAGATGAACTCGGTGCCGTCCTCTGATGCTTCACGGAAGATAAAGTCACCCTTGCTTCCGGTCTTCGCATCATTATCCTTCTCGAAGTATGCATTCGGGAAAGCAGTCATCCTGATGGAATTGAACGCATTCTGACAATGCTGCTCAAGGCTCTCACCGACCATCTTCGTCGACTGCTTCGCCTTGAAGTCCTTATAGTACTCGATCTGCTCATCCTTGAGCTTTAACTGCTGAGCGAAGTTATCCTTGAGAGATGTCTCCTTGAGCTTCATCTCAGCCTCTTTGGTCTGAAGTTCGCCCTGAAGCTTTATAAGCTCGCTATTCTTGGCTGCGATCTCTTCATCCTTCTTGCTCTGAGCCTCCGCCACGGCGAGCTTCCTGGCCGTATCACCTGCAGCTATCTGTGCCTTTAAAGTATTGATCTGAGACTCACTTTCGGACTTCATCTTGGTGAGGAGGAGTTCGGCCTCCTTGAGCTTCATATCCTTCTGAGCCAGGAGATCCTGCTGCTCCTGCTGTTTCTTTATGAGTGCTATCTGAAGATCCTGCTCCTTCTTTTCCTCGATCTCTCTGATACGTCTGTTGAGCTCATCCTGAAATTCGTGATCTCTGATCTGACCCGCTATGGAAGCATAATCTGACTCATCGACCTGAAACACATTGCCACACTTGGGACACTTTATCTCCGGCATAGAAAGATCCTCCTCTTATCAACATATTTTTCTATGAAGATTATCTCACAATACGACCTTCAGGTGTGACCCAATAATGTCACAGTTCCTGAATACCCGAGATCAGAAATAGAATCCTCTGCTGTTTACCGGAGTATGCCGTTCTCTTTGAAGCGCCTGCTCGATCCCTTTGGATAATAAGGTGCGCTTTACAAACTTCACCATCGACGTCGTAGTCTGAAGCTTATCTGCGAGCGCCCGATCCGACAGCTGTTTCTCACAACTGCTGTCCGACATAAGAAGGATATTGGCGCGAAGGATCTTGTCCGCGGTCTCCTTATTGCTGCCGATGATCCTTTGAAGCTTGACTTTCTCCTCCGGAGTCAGCGTGATCTTATGAGAAAACAGGCTCATACCTTAGCCACCAGATCACCTGCATCAACACCGCCCGTGACATCAAGTATCAGCCATACGTCATTACCGAAAGAAGCCTTTGTCTTATGGATATTCGCATTGAGCTCGGTATTAAAGTCACAACCGTCCT encodes:
- a CDS encoding diguanylate cyclase (GGDEF) domain-containing protein → MDLSTYALMYLELNVVSVLLVCVIRHKSNGLSQMVAQRNFVMAIDAQVAFFTSDTLAMLMYYGFLPSSTYMVIFLKSVYFFSTALMCYFWFVYFEYMQESDFVKSRTRVRVASILVWVMAIMLLINVKVGMFFYIDEDGIYTRGPWFILQYILSYAYVFFTCTRAFIGIFDKRKIAKRKLLIELAIFPVVPAIAGIIQFVKPELPLACVSLSLATLILYLNWIDQVISLDPLTKLNNRKRFVYFYEQWQMTHDEKEDLYLMMIDANKFKSINDTYGHAAGDMALVRIAEALNRSCRFTNKRSHIARYGGDEFAVFICGADPELMDSLKEKISESLKELNDADKAPYELSVSMGYTKVTYRQPLKNAIEMADKNLYEDKERFHANEQKSALDS